CCAAACTTTAATATCCataatagaaaacaaaaccataaTGTGGagaggaaataaaataaaagcacgAAACCAATTTTCACACCTCAAACTCTGAAATCAATAACCCCTTcaattaaaaactcaaaatggtTTGAACTACGAATGCAAAATATGCCATGCTAAATACCCCGGGCAAAATCAGAGCTTTTTGGTATATTTTCAATCAGCTTGAGATTTCCACATTATTTAAACAAACACGGCCACCAATTCAGAAAAAGATGGATGGTAAATCACTACTTAAACgtgacaataaaaaaattgtttaataaaaaactattattttacaGCAACAGAGAGCATCCGTACAGAATTGTTTATATGCCACAGTCCAAAAATTCAAGATTTTCTCTACCCTACACGAGCAGGACCACTCGCGCATCAAACCAAGGCTCATCCAACAACGTATTATGCATAACGTTCAACTAATCCTGAACTAAATTGCAAGATTAAGCACAAATTCAATCAATACATAATTGTAGGGAATTAGCAAACAGTAATTTTACACAGAAAGTTACTTGATCATACTGATCCATACTTAcaattaattcataaaaacACAGATCAGAGCAACACTAACAAAAAGCTCTGATCAATTCAAGCGACATACGCAATAAATGGTAAAACGAggaacaaaatatataaaggtGATTACCATGGTACTTTCCCTTGAAGGCTGACATTTTTGATAGTAAGAAGAGACTGGAATCTGAAAGACTGTTTTGGTTTATCTAGAGATCGAGGTAGGAGGGAGAGAGGCGATGGGAGAGAAAACGGTGGGATTTTAGGGCTTTATATTAGAGACGAAGGCCTTGGAGAACACGTTGCTCACTGTTTCTCGAATGATCCGGGTTTCTCACACATTTACTCTTTTACCCCTGGTTTCATATTGGGCTTATCATATAGCGGTCATGTGGCCTACCCACCGACccaaaaaaagcccaaaaagtatatataataatttgtgAAAATTGTTCTGTATTATGTGTCGCATTGTCTTATATTAACGTTTGTTTTGTTGTGAAACTATTCATATGAATTAgtattcttattttaaaaatttctcTAAATTATGCTTGAGTTGATTAAGGTAGTGAGTCTGTCTTCTTGCACCCAAATTCGAGTTCCCTCTtcgaaaattaaattattttaaattatttaaacaatcgattatattaataataaaaaaagatgtaACTAATGAAGGGTATAAAGGGTAAGCAAACCATGGACGCAAAATTACGGCTCACAAAAAAAGTTCCGGAAAACCACTGCGGTGAATTAATAGGTGGGCAGGAAGGgtcaaaacaaaacttgattagaaataaataaataaaaacagccAAAGATAGTAGTGTGGGGTGGGGAGTGAGTGTGGGGGTTTGGTTGGAATTTGCGAGAAAACCGAGAGCAACAACACCAACACCAAAACCAGTGGGTTAGGTTGATAGTTGTTGTTCATACCAGAAACGCAAAAAGAGAGACCTTTTAGGTCTGCCAGTTCTTTTAGCTCTTTTATCGTCTGCTTCATTACCACATGTCTTTCCTTGATCACCAATCAAATGATGcaaaaatgcatatatatatatatatatagtttgtgtaagatcccacatcaatcAACAGAGAGGAGgcgatgtgccttatatgtgcacacctgcatccatctagcacgagaccttttgggagctcactggcttcggagtcgtaggaacttcAAAGTTAAGTGAGttgggggccagagcaatcccaggatgggtgacccactgggaagttgctcgtgaactcccagaaacaaaatcgtgcgagcagagaggggggcccaaagcggacaatatcgtgctacggcggagccgatcctgggatgtgacaatttggtatcaaagTCACTCTGctgtgtggtgcgagtgtgtcAACGGGGACGTCGgacccttaaggggggtggattgtaaaatcccacatcaaccaacggagagggggcgatgtgccttatatgtgcacacccgcattcATTAATATTATGGATTTGAGGATGAGTCCAGGGAGGATGTTTCCCAAAACTTCAATGATGCTAAAATCAAAAGGGTAGAAGGAGAATCGCTATTTGTCTACTGTATTCATCGTTCAGTGAATAAATTTGATGATTCGAACattaatattcaaataaattcgaCATTCACCAAAAGAATATTGCGATTACAACattttaaaatgatttttgCTTAATGCAGGTGGCCTTGACAAATTTAGAGTCTActctttgaattttgatcaCGGCCAAcattattgttattgttattatttccTCCAACTTCATATGTCACGTATATATCTTTAAATGTGTATAAATATACGATAAACAAAAAGGAATGTATGAGCATGACGATCTACCATTTTCTTCTGAATTATTTAGTTATAAGTTTAGAGGTTCAAGGTTGTCAAGGTTCATacttcaagcattttgtgTTAAGGGTCAAGCAAAATCTATGGCTATTATAATCATTTCTAATAGCATATAACAAGTGGAGTTGGTTCTTATCCATTTACATGGCAAAATAAGGTGGAATAACAATCACCACATTTTAAAAATGGTTTGTACAAATACACAAGTCCTTATCATAAGGTCAAATGAAAATCTACGATccaatttgattaatttattattgagAATGTGATACATCTCACATGAAATCTCATGCACATCAAGGCCATCAAATGGAGAAAATGGTAGTCACTGCATATACATTCATTCTCTCTCATATTCCTAATACTTATTCAATTCATAACTTCATTCATTTCAAGTAATTAAACATATTTCATATTCCGTTCTCGTGTTGCTTAACAAAAACCTTGGGCCATGCTTAGCCCAGTCCAATTACATCTCATCATAGTGGTGAAGGGGCTTTGAGAAACCACCCAACCAAAGCAGTGAAAATATCATTTTTCGGGCTCTTGACAAATACCATAAAAATGGGATGTGATATAATTGATGAAACAAAATCTTTTTGCTATTCCCGACTAATAACGTAGTGATACatagaataattttttcatgtgtcattgtgttattagCCGGGAATAGCAAAACAATGTTATCCCCGTTATAAGTAAGTGTTTTGCCTTGGGTAGGGGTGGATAGATGATGAATCCAAATAGCACTTATTTCAAATGAGATGGTGACTTAAATTTAATGTCACATGTGAGGCTGGACCTAACCCACTTGGCACTTGCAATGAAATTAAATCCGTGAAAATAGTAGCTAGTCCTAGTCGTGGACGTTGTTTTTTCTATGGTATTCAAGTCATAATATGCCCATGTGGATTAAGATGGCAGTCTCTGATCAACACATTTCACGTTacaaggagaaaaacttgCTTAAAAAGGGTGTCTTGCGTATGGCCCGTGTGTCACTTGCACGCATAAACATACAAGTGTGAGATATTTATTTCACGAAACTTATCGGAATAGTGTTAGATATAAATAACCTGATATAGACGTGAAAAGCATGATTAGATTATACAATCCCAAGATTGTTTTTTCCTCCTACTCTTCCTACGACTTGGATGAAGTAAACTTTACTCCGGAGAATATAAACCCAGTGGATTGTGTAAACCCAAGGCCAAGTAACAAACCTCAGCCGGTCCTTTGCCAACTTATGATTTTCAAGCTTGTGACTTGAGCTATGCATAGAAACTTCCCATAAGTTTCCGTGCAATTAACCTCAGCAATGCATAAACAGATGTTCTAATGGCAGACAAATAAAATCTGCACGTTTCAATGGCAAGTTTAGTTGCTATAAAGGGCAACAGTTGCCCCCTTGGGTTTCCAAAACAAGACCAAGAATCACTTtaggaaaaagcaaaaaaaagagaggaaagcaAACTTATTCTCCTATCCATCCCAACAGATAATAAAAATGGAATCTTTGCCTTGGAAGGGtaaagagagaggaagaagagcaGACAGAGACACAGGATTTTAATGCAAATGCTTCCAGTAAAATTTGAACCTGTACAGTTTTCCTTCTCCAAGTAGAGCATATAATTTTCTATAGCTTGAAGAAGattaaacatgaaaacaaacaaagaactTATAAAGTCAAtgttaatataatattttttctgttcactaaataaataaaaaaagaggggGAAACAAAGAATCAGTCAGGGCTCTTACAGGCACAGATCAACAAAGAAAACTCAGCTCTTTCTTGTCCCTTCTGTTCCAAAATCTTCTCTTCCAGCCACAGCCTGCTATCCAATCCACTCCTTGTCCTGAACATGAAAACTGCAGAACCAGATTTTGGATTGAACAACCAGTCATGAATATCCCACATCATATCCACCAGCAAACCATCCAAAAAAATTGCTTGGTTCCCTCTGAAATTCCATTTCAATCTCTTCACttgaaatattttcttcttgtcaATGCAGACCGATAACACCGGGCCTTTCGAGCCGCCTTCGTCGTCTCTGTCACACTTGATCAAGATGTCATGTGCAGCTCCTCTGTCACAGAATTGAGCCTTGGTTGAATACACAGCATTGCCAGAAAAATGCTCACTCCTAGAAACCAATGAGAATTTTGGCTGAGAAATGATGGTTTTGTATTTCTCCAAATCAAGCACTTCTTCAACCTTGTCCCCAAGAAGCAGGCTAAGTTCTGAGTCTGCTAAAACCATCACATAAAACCCATTGCTTGGTTCTGGTCCTCCATCATAATTAGCAGTGGACAAATCCCAGAAAACTTCCATCTTTGAATTGCAGGATTGGAATGTCCTGGTACCCTTTTGACCTTGCAGTTGATATGAACTGGAATTGAATTTGGATATTGGTGAAGAGGTATTTTCTTTGTCCCCAATGCTGATTTTGAGGCCTTGGCCTGAAAATTCGTTGTACCAGGTGAGTGTGATGAGGAGATGCTTCTGGGTTGAGAGCTTGGCTCTGTATATACATGTAACCTCATTTGGGATTGAAGGGGCCAATCTTGGGGTCACATAAGCCCGGTTTGAAGGCCCTGAACAATATGAATCTGATACTTTTATGGCATGTTCACTGTAACAAGTTGCTATGCTCCTCATTGCTGCATAAAACTTGATCGAAAACGAAGAAATcgaaaaggaaattaaagatGAAAAGTTTGAAGATGGAGGGATCTGTGTTATAAGAAGAGAAGGGTTAGGGCTAACAGTTGGAAGAGGTAGGCAGAGTGTTTGTTTGGTCTTCCCTTTGGCAatggaagaaggaaaatggAGGGATTGAAggtgacaaaaagaaaaggctacTTTCTCTTCTCTGTGGTTTTACTTCCATGTGAAGGTGTCCTTTCTTATTCACAACATTTAAGTGTTAAAATgtaaatggaaaaaaataaaaaaaataaaaaaaatcagttcAGACAAATAAAGGAAGAGACAGTGAAATCCATGTTCTTGGCCAGCCCATCCCACATTAATTATCGATTCCCTTAACCTTAACAattctttaaagaaaaatgaaagcgATGACCAAAACTCCTTGCTTTGATTTGAGTAACCTGATCTGTTATGCCTTGCCTGCAGTATAAAATTTAATCTGGGTTAGTTAATTGCTAACCTAACCTTAGACTATATTTTGAGTCAACCAAAAGATTAACAACCGAATATGAGGGAAATTTGTTAAATGATTTTCCTAAAGAATAGGTCTATGAATCTAtcatatatatgatatatgctattttttattttttattatttaggtTTGGGGTTGGAGCGGCAATTTTGATGTATGTTACGTACGTGTATATGACAAC
Above is a genomic segment from Prunus dulcis chromosome 7, ALMONDv2, whole genome shotgun sequence containing:
- the LOC117634923 gene encoding uncharacterized protein LOC117634923, encoding MRSIATCYSEHAIKVSDSYCSGPSNRAYVTPRLAPSIPNEVTCIYRAKLSTQKHLLITLTWYNEFSGQGLKISIGDKENTSSPISKFNSSSYQLQGQKGTRTFQSCNSKMEVFWDLSTANYDGGPEPSNGFYVMVLADSELSLLLGDKVEEVLDLEKYKTIISQPKFSLVSRSEHFSGNAVYSTKAQFCDRGAAHDILIKCDRDDEGGSKGPVLSVCIDKKKIFQVKRLKWNFRGNQAIFLDGLLVDMMWDIHDWLFNPKSGSAVFMFRTRSGLDSRLWLEEKILEQKGQERAEFSLLICACKSPD